In Polaribacter sp. Hel_I_88, the following proteins share a genomic window:
- a CDS encoding mechanosensitive ion channel family protein: MKRKLWLLLFFPLITLAQIQSLDSVKVDLSNPNATLTTHLYFLQQDSYQPKKAAKTIYGLEENIAVRKAIKIKKILDGKGLYVDLKKITTNPKYVDSTGYTAYARYILFPDRMPDIYLEKINSNWYYSSETVAKIDAIYSNVFPWYVEELQDSIPVYGHKKILGIELWQLVALLLVFGIALLIFALTKKIAFWVLQRVQHQITKTNLNFEVKIVLKKLAHPISLLVALGFVDLIFPSLQFSLEVNAWVFLAINIARTIFWIYVFLKLVKVIMQIYGEFTEKTHGRLDDQLVPILHNFLTGLVLVVGFFNVLRLFGVDTTTLIAGATIGGLAVALASQDTVKNLIGTIMIFMDKPFHIDDWIEAGEVVGTVEKVGFRSTRVRAADTSIYQIPNSKLSEMVVNNKGLRLFRRYNTNLGVRYDTPPALIEAFVNGVRQIVIEHPETRSDSYNVEFSGFGDSALLIMVNVYFKSLAWSTEQTSKHRLHMAIIKLAAELGVEFAFPSTTVTIEQFPDKSNLSPKYDTSQAKIDASISKVLTDFKNDTPPENTPEIE; this comes from the coding sequence ATGAAAAGAAAACTCTGGCTTTTATTATTTTTTCCTCTAATAACTTTAGCACAAATACAATCTTTAGATAGTGTAAAAGTAGATTTAAGCAACCCAAATGCAACTTTAACAACGCACTTATATTTTTTACAGCAAGACTCTTATCAACCTAAAAAAGCAGCTAAAACAATTTACGGTTTAGAAGAAAATATTGCTGTAAGAAAGGCAATTAAAATCAAGAAAATTTTAGATGGAAAAGGTTTATATGTAGATTTAAAGAAGATAACAACGAATCCTAAATATGTAGATTCTACAGGATATACAGCATACGCAAGGTACATTTTGTTTCCTGATAGAATGCCAGATATTTATTTAGAAAAAATTAATAGTAACTGGTATTATTCTAGTGAAACAGTCGCAAAAATCGATGCAATTTACAGCAACGTTTTTCCTTGGTATGTAGAAGAATTGCAAGACAGTATTCCTGTTTATGGTCATAAAAAAATTCTTGGAATTGAGCTTTGGCAGCTTGTAGCTTTATTATTGGTATTTGGAATTGCTCTGTTAATTTTTGCGTTAACTAAAAAAATTGCCTTTTGGGTTTTGCAAAGAGTACAACATCAAATAACAAAAACAAACCTTAATTTTGAAGTTAAAATAGTGCTTAAAAAATTGGCACACCCAATAAGTTTATTAGTTGCTTTAGGGTTTGTAGATCTTATTTTTCCGTCTTTACAATTTTCGTTGGAAGTAAATGCATGGGTTTTTCTCGCCATTAATATTGCAAGAACTATCTTTTGGATTTACGTTTTCTTGAAATTGGTAAAAGTTATAATGCAAATTTATGGTGAATTTACTGAGAAAACTCATGGAAGGTTAGATGACCAATTAGTACCAATTTTGCATAACTTTTTAACAGGACTTGTGCTTGTGGTTGGTTTTTTTAATGTGTTAAGATTGTTTGGTGTAGATACAACAACCCTTATTGCTGGTGCAACTATTGGAGGTTTAGCTGTTGCTTTGGCATCTCAAGATACTGTAAAAAACTTGATTGGAACCATTATGATTTTTATGGACAAGCCTTTTCATATAGATGATTGGATTGAAGCTGGTGAAGTTGTAGGGACTGTAGAAAAAGTGGGTTTTAGATCTACCAGAGTTAGAGCTGCAGATACTTCTATTTATCAAATTCCAAATAGTAAATTGTCGGAAATGGTGGTGAATAACAAAGGTTTGCGCTTGTTTAGACGTTACAATACTAATTTAGGTGTACGTTATGACACGCCTCCAGCATTAATTGAAGCCTTTGTAAATGGGGTAAGACAAATTGTTATTGAGCATCCAGAAACGCGTTCAGATTCTTATAATGTGGAGTTTTCAGGTTTTGGAGACTCAGCTTTGTTAATCATGGTGAATGTATATTTTAAGAGTTTGGCTTGGAGTACAGAGCAAACCTCAAAACATAGGTTGCATATGGCTATTATTAAATTAGCTGCAGAATTGGGTGTAGAATTTGCATTTCCATCAACTACAGTTACTATTGAGCAATTTCCTGATAAGAGTAACTTATCACCAAAGTATGACACAAGTCAAGCAAAAATTGATGCTTCAATCAGTAAAGTTCTTACGGATTTTAAGAATGATACTCCACCAGAAAATACACCAGAAATCGAATGA
- a CDS encoding Spy/CpxP family protein refolding chaperone has protein sequence MKKIITVLILTLAFSITTQAQKKGGKNPVDKMLKKMTTDLSLTESQQKEIKPLLIAQMEDRKMMKQKREELQNSGEKPTKAERTKMKEERETKEAAMNTKMSQILDKEQFEKFQQMVAERKENAQGKKKKKDNK, from the coding sequence ATGAAAAAAATAATAACAGTATTGATTTTAACGCTTGCATTCTCAATTACTACACAAGCTCAAAAAAAAGGTGGTAAAAACCCAGTTGATAAAATGTTGAAAAAAATGACAACAGATTTGAGCTTAACAGAAAGTCAACAAAAAGAAATTAAACCTCTTTTAATTGCACAAATGGAAGACAGAAAAATGATGAAGCAAAAAAGAGAGGAATTACAAAATTCTGGTGAAAAACCAACAAAAGCTGAGCGCACAAAAATGAAAGAAGAGAGAGAAACCAAAGAAGCTGCTATGAATACTAAAATGTCGCAAATTTTAGATAAAGAGCAATTCGAAAAGTTTCAACAAATGGTAGCAGAAAGAAAAGAGAATGCGCAAGGAAAGAAAAAGAAAAAAGATAATAAGTAA
- a CDS encoding gamma carbonic anhydrase family protein: protein MPIIKSVNNKYPQIPEDCFVAENATILGEVSLGKECSIWYNAVIRGDVHFIKIGNKVNIQDGAVIHATYQKSPTTIGNNVSIGHNAIVHGCTIHDNVLVGMGSIIMDDCVVESNSIIAAGAVVTKNTRVESGSIYAGVPAKKVKDISQELISGEIDRIANNYVKYSSWFKE, encoded by the coding sequence ATGCCCATCATAAAATCAGTAAATAACAAATATCCACAAATTCCAGAAGACTGTTTTGTGGCAGAAAACGCAACAATCCTTGGCGAAGTTTCACTAGGAAAAGAATGTTCAATTTGGTACAATGCAGTAATTAGAGGCGATGTCCATTTTATAAAAATCGGCAACAAAGTAAACATTCAAGATGGAGCAGTAATCCATGCAACATATCAAAAATCGCCAACAACCATTGGCAATAATGTTTCCATTGGCCACAATGCAATTGTACATGGTTGCACAATTCATGATAATGTTTTGGTAGGAATGGGTTCCATTATTATGGACGATTGTGTTGTAGAATCAAATTCCATTATTGCTGCAGGAGCTGTAGTTACTAAAAATACGAGAGTAGAAAGTGGTAGTATTTATGCTGGAGTTCCTGCTAAAAAAGTAAAAGATATATCCCAAGAATTAATTTCTGGCGAGATTGATAGAATTGCCAATAATTATGTAAAATATTCAAGTTGGTTTAAAGAATAG
- a CDS encoding LytTR family DNA-binding domain-containing protein — MKLKAILVEDEQLSREILRNYIEKYCPTVQLLGEASNIDEAYKLIQKHELDLVFLDVEMPFGNAFDLLEKVENRTFETVFVTAYDHYAIEALNNHASYYLLKPISIDELIKAVNIVTQIKEKENELQHQILTPKTNAAKGKITIPQQDGFEVLDINDIIFCKADDNYTEIHLANTKKLVSKTLKYFEEALKEHTFARIHKSYLVNVNEIVKYKKGKGGSVIVSSGKEILVSASQKSNLLSYFK; from the coding sequence ATGAAATTAAAAGCCATATTAGTAGAAGACGAACAATTAAGCAGAGAAATTCTGCGTAATTATATCGAAAAATACTGCCCAACTGTCCAATTGTTGGGGGAAGCAAGCAATATTGACGAAGCCTACAAACTGATTCAAAAACACGAATTAGATTTGGTTTTTTTAGATGTAGAAATGCCTTTTGGCAACGCTTTCGATTTGTTAGAAAAAGTAGAAAACAGAACGTTCGAAACCGTTTTTGTAACAGCTTACGATCATTATGCCATTGAAGCGTTAAACAACCACGCAAGTTATTATTTACTAAAACCAATTTCTATAGATGAGTTGATAAAAGCCGTAAATATTGTAACGCAAATCAAAGAAAAGGAGAACGAATTGCAGCATCAAATATTAACACCAAAAACCAATGCTGCTAAAGGAAAAATTACCATTCCACAACAAGATGGGTTTGAAGTTTTAGATATTAACGATATAATTTTTTGCAAAGCAGATGATAATTATACCGAAATTCATTTAGCGAATACCAAAAAATTAGTTAGTAAAACCTTAAAGTATTTTGAAGAAGCTTTAAAAGAACATACGTTTGCAAGAATCCATAAATCGTATTTAGTAAACGTAAACGAAATTGTAAAATACAAAAAAGGAAAAGGAGGAAGTGTAATTGTTTCTAGTGGAAAAGAAATTTTGGTTTCTGCTTCGCAAAAGAGTAATTTGTTAAGTTATTTTAAGTAA
- a CDS encoding histidine kinase, protein MSFSSVFAQENIITQRGVEFSVRITIVDENKNKIVKNVQIDANGKFYTFPDVVGRYIIKAKVGDEIRVSHPDFETVYHRLTSSEDIKIIVEDYVDKSNSFLKSRSKSAQNDFYLQHIDSAKFYQKKDIEKSLLFIEKALENNQNKKRNATTYYLLGDIYLFWKQYDLAINNYKLSIQIKEEVTTKISLAKAQFLAKDYDESAKTYQELKKEELSNFEEIQVFEALGDLNFATKKFKEANSNYQKALQIAEVNSITSKIIDISSKIGDVYAAQGNTSKAENSFINSMNLAAKENPERALKEEEKVADFYNNNRRFDDEIKLRKKSLEKAKNKNAISGTVVEDSITSQKINYKIGRAYLQKEDYENAIPFLEKSKNDAKEKNDIVVEKDATRKISEAFTNLGENEKALKNYKEYVSLVDSLYVRKQQEIQQAERFAKKIADNQNRIASLEKDKELTQSKINLAYVDQKLSEESNEKQRILIYALCGGFLLMILVLYFMVRTNKQQKLANNLLALKSMRSQMNPHFIFNALNSVNSFIAVNDERNANRYLSEFSALMRAVLENSDEDFIPLIKEIELLELYVKLEHNRFKDKFDYQINIDKNIDLEQFSIPPMLLQPYIENAIWHGLRYRTTKGNLEISINIKDNETISIVIMDDGIGRKKSQELKTKNQLKQKSKGMSTIKNRISILNDMYKERISVNIVDVDKNGEGTKVELLLKKK, encoded by the coding sequence TTGAGTTTTTCAAGTGTTTTTGCGCAAGAAAACATTATAACTCAAAGAGGTGTTGAATTTTCTGTGCGAATTACGATTGTTGATGAAAACAAAAATAAGATTGTAAAAAATGTTCAAATTGATGCTAATGGAAAATTTTATACATTTCCAGATGTTGTAGGAAGATACATTATTAAAGCTAAAGTTGGCGATGAAATCAGGGTTTCTCATCCAGATTTTGAAACGGTGTATCATCGATTAACATCAAGTGAAGACATTAAAATTATTGTGGAAGATTATGTTGATAAAAGCAACTCATTTCTAAAATCGAGAAGCAAATCTGCTCAAAATGATTTTTACTTACAACATATAGATTCTGCTAAGTTTTATCAGAAAAAAGATATCGAAAAAAGTCTGTTGTTTATAGAAAAAGCGTTAGAAAATAATCAAAATAAAAAAAGAAATGCAACTACTTATTATCTTTTAGGTGATATTTATCTATTTTGGAAACAATACGATTTGGCAATAAATAACTACAAATTGTCGATTCAAATTAAAGAGGAAGTAACTACCAAAATATCGTTAGCAAAAGCACAGTTTTTAGCAAAAGACTATGATGAAAGTGCAAAAACATATCAAGAATTAAAAAAAGAAGAATTAAGTAATTTTGAAGAAATTCAAGTTTTTGAAGCTTTAGGGGATCTTAATTTTGCCACTAAAAAATTTAAAGAAGCGAATAGTAATTATCAAAAAGCGTTACAAATTGCTGAAGTAAACTCCATAACTTCTAAAATTATAGATATCAGTTCCAAAATTGGAGATGTATATGCAGCTCAAGGAAATACTAGCAAAGCAGAAAATTCATTTATCAATTCTATGAATCTTGCTGCCAAAGAAAATCCTGAAAGAGCTTTAAAAGAAGAAGAAAAAGTTGCTGATTTTTATAATAATAACAGGCGTTTTGATGATGAAATTAAACTACGAAAAAAGAGTTTAGAAAAAGCGAAAAATAAAAATGCAATTTCAGGAACTGTAGTTGAGGATTCCATCACTTCACAAAAAATAAATTATAAAATAGGACGTGCGTATTTACAAAAAGAAGATTATGAGAATGCAATTCCGTTTTTAGAAAAGAGTAAAAATGATGCCAAAGAAAAGAACGATATTGTAGTTGAAAAAGATGCGACCAGAAAAATTTCGGAAGCTTTTACAAATCTTGGTGAGAATGAAAAAGCTTTAAAAAATTACAAAGAATATGTTTCTTTGGTAGATTCTTTATATGTTAGAAAACAACAAGAAATTCAGCAAGCAGAACGTTTTGCTAAAAAAATTGCCGACAATCAAAACCGAATTGCAAGTTTAGAGAAAGACAAAGAATTAACCCAAAGTAAAATTAATTTGGCTTATGTAGATCAAAAATTATCTGAAGAAAGCAACGAAAAACAACGGATACTAATCTATGCATTATGTGGTGGTTTTTTACTGATGATTCTGGTGTTGTATTTTATGGTGAGAACCAATAAACAACAAAAATTAGCCAATAATTTATTGGCTTTAAAATCGATGCGTTCTCAAATGAATCCGCATTTTATTTTTAATGCGTTAAACTCTGTAAATAGTTTTATTGCTGTAAATGACGAAAGAAATGCAAATAGATATTTAAGTGAATTTTCGGCATTAATGCGTGCTGTTTTAGAAAATTCTGATGAAGATTTTATTCCTTTAATCAAAGAAATTGAGTTGTTAGAATTGTATGTAAAATTAGAACATAATCGTTTTAAAGATAAGTTCGATTATCAAATAAACATCGATAAAAATATTGATTTAGAACAGTTTTCAATTCCGCCAATGTTGTTGCAACCTTATATTGAAAATGCTATTTGGCATGGTTTACGATACAGAACAACAAAAGGAAATTTAGAAATTTCTATCAATATAAAAGACAACGAAACTATTTCCATTGTAATTATGGATGATGGAATTGGACGTAAAAAATCGCAGGAATTAAAGACAAAAAATCAGTTAAAACAAAAATCAAAAGGAATGAGCACTATAAAAAATAGGATCTCAATTTTAAATGATATGTATAAAGAACGCATTTCTGTAAACATTGTAGATGTTGATAAAAATGGAGAAGGAACAAAGGTTGAGTTGCTATTAAAAAAGAAGTAG
- a CDS encoding carboxypeptidase-like regulatory domain-containing protein, translating to MKYQLTIPKPCHENWNKMTATEKGRFCKSCNKEVIDFTNLSIAAITKKVLGKEGVCGRFKTSQLHKEIKTNEDNNFTKIAASVALVTAISVSEPVFAQAKKDAIEVRNHVKGKFIIKKDSVEKFINLKGTVKDNYGNLPGVSIVLKNTNIGTETDFDGNFSIKIPNTKQKSVILVFSYLGFKTQEVDVLKIKKPLVIEMLEDPSQLGEVITVGYVSVHKTPNVFRWIGNLFRSKENKK from the coding sequence ATGAAATATCAACTAACTATTCCCAAACCTTGTCACGAAAACTGGAATAAAATGACAGCTACTGAAAAAGGAAGATTTTGTAAAAGTTGTAATAAAGAAGTAATTGATTTTACAAATTTATCAATTGCTGCTATCACAAAAAAAGTGTTGGGCAAAGAAGGTGTTTGTGGTCGTTTTAAAACAAGTCAACTACACAAAGAAATTAAAACAAATGAGGATAATAATTTTACAAAGATTGCAGCAAGTGTAGCTTTAGTTACTGCAATTTCGGTTTCAGAACCTGTTTTTGCACAAGCTAAAAAAGATGCTATAGAAGTAAGAAATCATGTTAAAGGAAAATTTATTATTAAGAAAGATAGTGTAGAGAAATTTATCAACCTTAAAGGAACTGTAAAAGATAATTATGGCAATTTACCAGGAGTTTCTATCGTTCTGAAAAATACAAATATTGGTACAGAAACAGATTTTGATGGAAATTTTTCAATCAAAATACCAAATACAAAGCAAAAGTCGGTTATATTAGTTTTTTCTTATCTAGGGTTTAAAACACAAGAAGTTGATGTTTTAAAAATTAAAAAGCCTTTGGTTATAGAAATGTTGGAAGATCCATCTCAATTAGGTGAAGTTATTACAGTTGGTTATGTTTCAGTTCATAAAACTCCAAATGTATTTAGATGGATTGGAAATTTATTTAGAAGTAAAGAAAACAAAAAATAG
- a CDS encoding SIMPL domain-containing protein (The SIMPL domain is named for its presence in mouse protein SIMPL (signalling molecule that associates with mouse pelle-like kinase). Bacterial member BP26, from Brucella, was shown to assemble into a channel-like structure, while YggE from E. coli has been associated with resistance to oxidative stress.) gives MKHLKLIFFLLFTTAILAQSTTQKPFIEVTGTAEIEIVPNEIYLDISIKERTEKGKKLTLDFLENQLKTVLKSIGIPETNLSISDVNAVLAKTGWWTEEIFSVANYSLKVNGAGKLKQLFENFKKLEISDVHIVKATHSDLINIKKKNRIKAIKVAKEKADYLLNAIGEQTGKPIIINELANNNQDFTNVNYLNNRSNFSKIEVTGYGVKNKTVEFKMIKITSSIYVKFEIK, from the coding sequence ATGAAACACTTAAAACTTATTTTCTTTCTACTTTTTACAACCGCAATTTTAGCACAATCAACTACCCAAAAACCTTTTATAGAAGTTACAGGAACTGCCGAAATTGAAATTGTACCTAATGAGATTTATTTAGACATCAGCATCAAAGAACGCACAGAAAAAGGAAAAAAACTAACGCTTGACTTTTTAGAAAACCAATTGAAAACAGTGTTAAAATCAATTGGTATTCCAGAAACAAACCTTTCAATTTCTGATGTAAATGCAGTGTTAGCAAAAACAGGTTGGTGGACTGAAGAAATATTTTCTGTGGCAAATTACAGCTTAAAGGTAAATGGAGCAGGTAAATTGAAACAGCTTTTTGAAAACTTTAAAAAGTTAGAAATTTCTGATGTACATATTGTAAAAGCTACACATTCTGACCTTATCAACATTAAAAAGAAAAACAGAATTAAAGCCATAAAAGTTGCCAAAGAAAAAGCAGATTATTTGCTAAATGCCATTGGCGAACAAACAGGAAAACCAATAATCATCAATGAATTAGCGAATAATAATCAAGATTTTACAAACGTAAATTACTTAAACAATCGCTCTAATTTTTCTAAAATAGAAGTTACAGGATATGGTGTTAAAAATAAAACTGTAGAATTTAAAATGATAAAAATTACCTCATCCATTTATGTGAAATTTGAGATAAAATAA
- a CDS encoding glucosaminidase domain-containing protein, which produces MKLKGIFILCSILFLASCGAKKTVVNKENPGVVIVEPEPVDLPSVNEKELTKKLVKRNPSLNTYTIDYIRKYAPIAVKEMHEYKIPASITLAQGILESGKGRSELALKSNNHFGIKCHTGWTGERVYHDDDEKGECFRKYVYPETSYNDHSLFLTQRRRYAFLFDYKMSDYKRWANGLKKAGYATDPKYPAKLIKIIKDYKLYEFDKVSKKAYSKEILALNDGESFEKPTVIQKTEPKFYEVEKGDTLYSIGRKFGVSVPVLKKLNNLKDNTISIGQKLVLN; this is translated from the coding sequence ATGAAGTTAAAAGGAATCTTTATTTTATGTTCAATATTGTTTTTAGCCAGTTGTGGAGCTAAAAAAACAGTTGTAAACAAAGAAAACCCTGGAGTTGTAATTGTAGAGCCAGAACCAGTTGATTTACCTTCTGTAAACGAAAAGGAACTAACCAAGAAATTGGTAAAAAGGAATCCTAGTTTAAACACCTATACAATTGATTATATTAGAAAATATGCACCAATTGCAGTCAAAGAAATGCACGAATATAAAATTCCTGCAAGTATTACATTAGCACAAGGAATTTTAGAATCTGGCAAAGGTAGAAGCGAATTGGCGTTAAAATCTAACAATCATTTTGGGATAAAATGCCACACAGGTTGGACAGGCGAACGTGTTTATCATGATGATGATGAAAAAGGTGAATGTTTTAGAAAATACGTATATCCAGAAACTTCTTATAACGATCATTCGTTGTTTTTAACCCAAAGAAGACGTTATGCTTTTTTGTTCGATTATAAAATGAGCGATTATAAAAGATGGGCAAATGGCTTAAAAAAAGCGGGGTATGCAACCGATCCAAAATATCCTGCAAAATTGATTAAAATTATCAAAGATTATAAATTATACGAATTTGATAAGGTTTCAAAAAAAGCGTATTCAAAAGAAATTTTAGCTTTGAATGATGGTGAATCTTTCGAAAAACCAACCGTTATTCAAAAAACCGAACCAAAATTCTACGAGGTAGAAAAAGGAGATACTTTATATTCCATTGGTAGAAAATTTGGTGTTTCTGTGCCTGTTTTAAAAAAGCTGAACAATCTTAAAGACAATACAATTTCTATCGGACAAAAATTAGTGTTGAATTAA
- a CDS encoding 1-aminocyclopropane-1-carboxylate deaminase/D-cysteine desulfhydrase: protein MVKIDNTLFNDSITSENQQIHLPVLEDKKIELFIKREDLIHPFVSGNKFRKLKYNLKEAKKLKKKSLLTFGGAYSNHIVATAVAGNISGFKTFGIIRGEELGKKLEKTLEENATLREAHNNGMKFQFVSREEYRQKTSFGFIEKLKNKWGDFYLIPEGGTNLLAVKGCEEILTKEDKKFNVICSCLGTGGTVAGLINSISKKQKVLGFPALKGNFLSEEIKKYTINRKNWSLQKKYHFGGYAKYTEELISFINDFKDKTDVLLDPIYTGKMVFGVLDLVKKDFFAEGSKILVIHTGGLQGIDGINRKLRANNQELIKVS from the coding sequence TTGGTAAAGATAGATAACACTCTTTTTAACGATTCGATTACCAGTGAGAATCAACAAATTCATCTTCCTGTTTTGGAGGATAAAAAGATTGAGCTCTTTATTAAAAGAGAAGATTTAATTCATCCTTTTGTTTCTGGTAATAAATTCAGAAAACTAAAGTACAACCTTAAAGAAGCCAAAAAATTAAAAAAGAAGAGTTTATTAACCTTTGGAGGTGCGTATTCTAACCATATTGTAGCTACTGCAGTTGCTGGTAATATTTCGGGTTTTAAAACTTTTGGGATTATAAGAGGAGAAGAATTAGGCAAAAAACTCGAAAAAACATTAGAGGAAAATGCTACGTTAAGAGAAGCGCACAATAATGGCATGAAGTTTCAATTTGTTTCTAGAGAAGAATATCGACAAAAAACTTCTTTTGGGTTTATTGAGAAATTAAAAAACAAATGGGGCGATTTTTATTTGATTCCTGAAGGAGGAACAAATCTTTTGGCTGTAAAAGGTTGTGAAGAAATTCTAACCAAAGAAGATAAAAAATTTAATGTTATTTGCTCTTGTTTAGGAACTGGAGGCACAGTTGCTGGGTTGATAAATTCCATTAGTAAAAAGCAAAAAGTTCTTGGTTTCCCTGCATTAAAAGGAAATTTTTTATCAGAAGAAATAAAAAAATATACCATTAATAGAAAAAATTGGAGCTTGCAGAAAAAATATCACTTTGGTGGTTATGCAAAATATACTGAGGAATTAATCAGCTTTATAAACGATTTTAAAGATAAAACCGATGTTTTGTTAGATCCTATTTATACAGGTAAAATGGTATTTGGTGTGCTAGATTTAGTTAAAAAAGATTTTTTTGCTGAAGGTTCTAAAATTCTGGTAATTCACACAGGAGGTTTGCAGGGAATTGATGGCATCAACAGAAAGTTAAGGGCTAATAATCAAGAATTAATTAAGGTGTCATGA
- a CDS encoding bile acid:sodium symporter family protein has translation MTATELISKVFLPISLAIIMLGMGMTLIPDDFKRIFKYPKAIFIGLTNQLILLPIVGFLLAIAFDLNPIMAVGLMILASCPGGPTSNLITQVCKGNIALSVTLTAFASFISILLIPFIISYALHYFGTNTAATIALPILDTILQIMVITVIPISVGMLIRNYKASFAKRMEKPMRTASTVIFILVFMAVLVANKNMLVAGMKEAGLVTLLLNIITMALGYCTAKLFKLDIKSSISIMIESGIQNGTLALVIAASILNNVEMGIPIGVYAIWMFITGGILMWYFGRKKS, from the coding sequence ATGACAGCAACCGAACTTATCAGTAAAGTTTTTTTACCTATTTCTTTAGCTATAATTATGCTAGGAATGGGCATGACTTTAATTCCTGATGATTTTAAACGGATTTTTAAATACCCAAAAGCTATTTTTATTGGGTTGACGAATCAGCTTATTTTGCTACCAATTGTAGGTTTTTTATTAGCAATTGCTTTCGATTTAAATCCAATTATGGCAGTTGGTTTGATGATTTTAGCTTCTTGCCCTGGAGGCCCAACAAGTAATTTAATAACCCAAGTTTGCAAAGGAAACATTGCCTTATCTGTTACCTTAACTGCCTTTGCAAGTTTTATTAGTATTTTACTAATTCCCTTTATAATAAGTTACGCTTTGCATTATTTTGGCACAAATACAGCTGCAACTATAGCATTACCAATTCTTGATACTATTTTACAAATTATGGTGATTACTGTAATTCCGATTTCTGTTGGAATGCTAATTCGTAATTACAAAGCTAGTTTCGCAAAAAGAATGGAAAAACCAATGAGAACAGCGTCTACCGTAATTTTTATCTTGGTTTTTATGGCAGTTTTAGTCGCTAATAAAAACATGTTGGTTGCTGGAATGAAAGAAGCAGGTTTGGTTACTTTACTTTTAAATATAATTACAATGGCTTTGGGTTATTGTACTGCAAAACTTTTTAAGTTAGATATAAAAAGTAGCATTTCTATTATGATTGAAAGTGGCATTCAAAATGGAACATTGGCTTTAGTAATTGCAGCTTCTATTTTAAATAATGTAGAAATGGGAATTCCAATTGGTGTATATGCCATTTGGATGTTTATTACTGGCGGAATTTTAATGTGGTATTTTGGAAGGAAGAAATCTTAA